The following are from one region of the Desulfonatronum thioautotrophicum genome:
- a CDS encoding hemolysin family protein — MFELLLVIGLATLVSGLCSLSEAALYSVPWSHLEQMRKSGKKSGILLFDLRNNVERPIAAILTLNTVANTAGAAVAGAFAAALFGTESLIYFSAVFTMIILVFAEIIPKTMGVMYSRQVAGFLAQPLCFLVIVFSPVIWLMDRVTTFIRRKKVGPDTTEDDLRAVISLTRRAGVIKPYEEMSIRNILSLDTKMVKDIMTPRTVIFSFPAELSVGQARMLKSAWPHSRIPVYEEEDQEDIVGIVYRRELLEALANDQDDLVLGKLMKPVQFVLESMSLDKLLVRFLESRMHLFIVLDEYGGLAGLVTLEDVLEEILGSEIVDETDQVVDMRELARQRRSQLVARREKR, encoded by the coding sequence ATGTTTGAGTTGCTGCTGGTGATCGGCTTGGCGACCTTGGTTTCCGGGCTTTGCTCATTGTCCGAGGCTGCCCTCTATTCCGTGCCGTGGAGTCATTTGGAGCAGATGCGCAAGAGCGGAAAAAAAAGCGGAATCCTGCTTTTTGATTTGCGCAACAATGTGGAACGGCCCATCGCCGCAATCCTGACCTTGAACACCGTGGCCAACACGGCAGGCGCGGCCGTGGCCGGGGCCTTTGCCGCAGCGCTGTTCGGTACGGAAAGTTTGATCTATTTTTCCGCCGTCTTCACGATGATTATTCTGGTCTTTGCCGAAATTATTCCCAAAACCATGGGGGTGATGTACTCCCGGCAAGTGGCCGGTTTTCTGGCCCAGCCCTTATGCTTTCTCGTGATTGTTTTCAGTCCGGTGATCTGGCTGATGGACCGGGTGACCACGTTTATCCGCAGGAAAAAAGTCGGTCCGGACACCACGGAGGACGATCTGCGGGCTGTGATCAGTCTGACCCGCAGGGCCGGAGTGATCAAACCGTATGAAGAGATGTCCATCCGCAACATCTTGTCCCTGGACACCAAGATGGTCAAGGATATCATGACCCCGCGTACGGTTATCTTCTCTTTCCCGGCTGAGTTGAGCGTGGGGCAGGCTCGAATGCTGAAGTCTGCCTGGCCGCACAGCCGCATTCCCGTGTATGAGGAAGAAGACCAAGAAGATATCGTGGGGATCGTTTATCGACGAGAGTTGTTGGAAGCTTTGGCCAATGATCAAGACGACCTGGTGCTGGGCAAACTCATGAAACCGGTCCAGTTTGTCCTGGAGTCCATGTCGTTGGACAAACTGCTCGTTCGCTTTCTGGAGTCCCGGATGCATCTTTTCATTGTTCTGGACGAATACGGCGGTTTGGCAGGACTGGTGACGCTGGAGGACGTGCTGGAAGAAATTTTAGGCAGCGAAATCGTGGACGAGACCGACCAGGTCGTGGATATGCGTGAACTTGCCCGACAGCGACGCAGCCAGTTGGTGGCCCGTAGGGAGAAACGATAA
- a CDS encoding glycosyltransferase family protein: MASDTQPPRPHRLQILDQLGRRKSLPDDPEQYQTLYKGNADILLLGVGPNPSVVTDLLQDREDVVYLECPELARQKSAAVHAALPMQWRAISCADLEHSGVSGRTVLFYRPGLSLFPDFWSSVLARIALQRFPPPKVQTNSVVWLPASEQRLLARELTWAFTTQGLTVRHVPVNMSPGETLCRLEDERPGVFFSVNFQGLDPLGQIHGLLRRAEVQVCVWCVDNPFHLLSGLRSAYWKKCRLFVTDDWFIPLLVDHGATQPVHLPLAAAEHFLHPDSSLNAEDDWSDLAQRMVFVGRSVFPGKERFFAGCAIPRELDSAAEAIMTKGERPDFAWWHRHLSMHVLWPGPGVRQIGFAAEEFSRRRRTAYLLAAQRTEKLTVFGDTQWRSLLPDTTDIRPEVDYYGPLAQIYRQARSTLNLTSLLLPHGLTQRHFDVWAANGILLTDRTPGLNVFDSRLTSEIAFDTPVAMNALMRRLNGDSSLCNDLRNAWRDHILKHHRYTHRVATVLETLASPAL; encoded by the coding sequence ATGGCTTCCGACACGCAACCACCACGCCCCCATCGCCTTCAGATTCTGGATCAATTGGGACGACGCAAATCTCTTCCCGACGATCCGGAGCAATATCAAACCCTGTACAAAGGCAACGCGGACATTCTTCTGTTGGGTGTCGGTCCGAACCCGTCGGTTGTTACAGATCTGCTTCAAGATCGCGAGGACGTTGTCTATCTGGAATGTCCGGAACTGGCGCGGCAAAAGTCCGCTGCCGTCCATGCCGCCCTCCCTATGCAGTGGCGGGCCATCTCCTGCGCCGACCTGGAGCACTCCGGGGTCTCCGGCAGGACCGTCCTGTTTTATCGACCTGGGTTATCCCTGTTTCCGGACTTTTGGTCTTCCGTACTGGCCCGGATTGCCTTGCAACGGTTTCCGCCTCCCAAAGTCCAGACGAATTCCGTGGTCTGGCTCCCAGCTTCCGAGCAACGATTATTGGCTCGCGAATTGACCTGGGCCTTTACGACCCAGGGACTGACTGTTCGCCATGTTCCGGTAAATATGTCACCCGGTGAAACCCTGTGTCGGTTAGAAGACGAACGACCAGGGGTGTTTTTCAGCGTCAATTTCCAGGGCCTGGACCCCTTGGGGCAAATCCATGGGCTTCTTCGCAGAGCCGAGGTCCAAGTTTGCGTCTGGTGCGTGGACAATCCTTTTCACTTGTTGTCCGGACTACGCTCAGCCTACTGGAAAAAGTGCCGATTATTCGTCACAGACGACTGGTTCATTCCATTGCTTGTGGATCACGGCGCGACTCAGCCCGTTCACCTGCCCCTGGCCGCGGCCGAGCACTTCCTCCACCCGGATTCGTCACTGAACGCGGAGGATGATTGGTCGGATCTGGCCCAAAGGATGGTGTTCGTGGGACGATCGGTCTTTCCAGGCAAGGAACGTTTTTTTGCCGGTTGTGCAATCCCGCGAGAGCTTGATTCGGCGGCAGAGGCCATCATGACCAAGGGAGAACGACCGGATTTTGCCTGGTGGCATCGCCATCTGTCTATGCACGTGCTTTGGCCGGGACCCGGGGTCCGTCAGATCGGCTTTGCCGCCGAAGAGTTCAGCAGAAGACGGCGAACCGCATACCTCCTGGCAGCCCAACGCACCGAAAAATTGACCGTATTCGGTGATACCCAATGGAGGAGCCTGCTCCCGGACACGACAGACATTCGCCCGGAAGTGGACTACTATGGGCCTCTGGCCCAAATCTACCGCCAGGCCCGCTCCACCCTGAACCTGACCAGCCTGCTTCTTCCCCACGGGCTGACGCAACGTCACTTCGACGTCTGGGCGGCGAACGGCATTTTGCTTACGGATCGCACTCCTGGACTCAACGTGTTTGATTCAAGGCTGACCTCGGAAATCGCCTTCGACACCCCGGTGGCAATGAATGCCCTGATGCGCCGATTGAACGGTGATTCGTCCCTTTGCAACGACCTTCGCAACGCTTGGCGCGATCACATCTTGAAACACCACCGCTACACCCACCGTGTGGCCACGGTGCTGGAAACCCTCGCGTCTCCTGCCCTTTGA
- a CDS encoding SAM-dependent methyltransferase encodes MRTYRDQYFQKAKQEKFPARSVYKLKEADKRFKLLRSGQKVLDLGASPGSWSLYAAEKVGPAGRLLALDLNPLTIDLPDQAMFMQGDVFDESGDGFRLIMETAPFDVVLSDMAPRTTGVKFADQARSMDLAGQALALCKACLIRGGSFVVKFFEAQEAKLLLDEMRTIFTRVQGFKPKSSRAESKEMFYIATGKKDIAP; translated from the coding sequence ATGAGAACATATCGAGACCAATATTTTCAAAAAGCCAAGCAAGAAAAGTTTCCAGCCCGCTCGGTGTACAAGCTGAAGGAAGCGGACAAGCGGTTCAAACTCTTGCGTTCCGGGCAAAAGGTGTTGGACCTGGGTGCATCACCGGGATCGTGGTCCCTGTACGCTGCCGAAAAAGTTGGCCCTGCCGGTCGATTGTTGGCCCTGGACCTCAACCCCTTGACCATTGATCTCCCTGATCAGGCCATGTTCATGCAGGGAGATGTATTTGACGAATCCGGGGATGGCTTTCGTCTGATCATGGAGACAGCTCCCTTCGACGTAGTGCTCAGTGACATGGCGCCGCGCACCACGGGCGTCAAATTTGCGGATCAGGCCCGCTCCATGGACTTGGCCGGCCAGGCTCTTGCCCTGTGCAAAGCCTGCCTGATAAGGGGCGGCTCGTTTGTGGTCAAGTTTTTCGAGGCCCAGGAGGCCAAGCTGCTCCTGGACGAAATGCGGACCATCTTTACGCGGGTTCAAGGATTCAAGCCGAAAAGCTCCAGGGCGGAGAGCAAGGAAATGTTCTACATCGCCACTGGAAAAAAAGATATTGCTCCCTGA